One genomic segment of Alosa sapidissima isolate fAloSap1 chromosome 13, fAloSap1.pri, whole genome shotgun sequence includes these proteins:
- the LOC121680475 gene encoding uncharacterized protein LOC121680475, producing the protein MTQVHRHVVKRSVTRGPSPIRPPCTSNPQTAVLEWWIAKGPADGLCRQLNKQFKRRTASGGARRRGADCVIWTATGHDDAGENIGITLNDDRQAAGPCHPVFVWRVKLPQVLYDRQRPGETVRAFSLRCRELFQRLKDRDPDVFQETGLVLRDQFIMGLQDAELRRELNRMIRRREVTTFEQAREEALQVEGDKQTNIWQPPTCAAVRGGEPHFRARPQGDWKTELKTELLSEMRLQMKEMQQALLEELQPIRSRSEEQVAPSNRHPHVFPAQPKESQRREFKLDSPATRGQVSGVSGIGPISPQLSQVVGPCPRVDIDIEGVTVKCLLDTGSQKYQRLAAVTSVSPEDVRGNGHLALEEVSPGVVEVRIGYVSTLDPLPLHAAVHSLVQQGVELTPQQRGQVERTLQQWQDVFSLSEDDHGHTSVVCHSIPTGDAAPIRERYRPVPPTLYKEMQALLKGMLDTGVIRESSSPWAAPVVLVQKKGGGLRFCVDYRKLNSVTHKDAYPLPRIEEALTNLKKSQWYSTLDLASGYWQVEVDEQDKEKTAFATPMGLYEFQRLPFGLCNGPATFQRLMQRCLGDLNLDTVLVYLDDVIIFSPSFESHIQHLEEVFHKMRSFGLKLKPEKCTLFQKQVRFLGHLVDSEGVRPDPEKTSAVQNWKIPSTVHEVRSFLGFVGYYRRFIGGFSKIARPLNALLQNTAKHGKKKSIPVEWTLECQTAFSTLKQELTQAPVLAFADFSLPFRSPAATPFENCETRSR; encoded by the exons TGTTGGAGTGGTGGATCGCTAAAGGACCGGCGGACGGCCTATGTCGCCAGCTAAACAAGCAGTTTAAACGCAGAACGGCATCTGGTGGAGCCCGGAGAAGGGGAGCAGACTGCGTGATCTGGACCGCCACTGGCCACGATGACGCTGGGGAGAACATTGGAATAACGCTCAATGACGACAGACAGGCTGCCGGACCA TGCCACCCGGTGTTCGTGTGGAGGGTTAAACTTCCCCAAGTGCTGTatgacag GCAACGCCCCGGGGAAACCGTGCGAGCCTTTTCCCTCCGGTGTCGAGAGCTTTTCCAGCGGCTGAAAGACAGAGACCCAGATGTTTTCCAGGAGACGGGGCTAGTTCTAAGAGACCAGTTCATCATGGGCCTGCAAGATGCCGAACTCAGACGAGAATTGAATCGGATGATTCGTAGGAGGGAGGTAACGACATTCGAACAGGCCCGCGAGGAAGCCCTCCAGGTGGAGGGTGATAAACAGACTAACATCTGGCAACCGCCAACATGTGCAGCAGTGCGGGGTGGAGAACCACACTTTAGGGCCAGGCCCCAGGGCGATTGGAAAACAGAGCTGAAGACCGAATTGCTATCAGAGATGCGTCTACAGATGAAAGAAATGCAACAAGCCCTGTTGGAAGAATTACAACCCATCCGTAGCCGCTCCGAGGAACAGGTAGCACCATCGAATCGCCATCCGCATGTCTTCCCAGCACAGCCCAAAGAGTCTCAG AGAAGAGAATTTAAACTAGATTCTCCGGCCACTAGGGGGCAGGTGTCCGGAGTCTCTGGTATAGGCCCAATAAGCCCCCAGCTAAGTCAAGTGGTTGGCCCATGCCCACGAGTGGACATTGACATAGAAGGTGTGACTGTGAAGTGCTTACTGGACACTGGCTCTCAG AAATATCAGCGGCTGGCAGCCGTGACGTCTGTTTCTCCGGAGGATGTGAGGGGTAATGGCCACCTGGCCTTGGAGGAAGTGAGCCCAGGAGTAGTGGAAGTTCGCATTGGATATGTGAGTACTCTTGATCCCTTACCGCTACATGCGGCTGTGCACTCTTTGGTCCAGCAGGGTGTTGAGCTGACCCCTCAGCAGCGAGGACAGGTGGAGAGAACTCTGCAACAATGGCAAGACGTGTTTTCCTTAAGTGAGGATGATCATGGGCATACGAGCGTGGTCTGTCATTCCATTCCAACTGGAGATGCAGCACCTATTCGTGAGCGATATCGCCCAGTCCCACCCACACTGTATAAGGAGATGCAGGCCCTGCTTAAAGGTATGTTGGATACAGGGGTGATAAGGGAAAGCAGTAGTCCGTGGGCAGCCCCGGTGGTTTTGGTCCAAAAGAAGGGGGGTGGTCTCCGTTTTTGCGTAGACTACCGTAAACTGAACTCTGTAACTCACAAAGACGCTTACCCGCTCCCACGAATCGAAGAGGCTCTGACTAATTTAAAGAAATCACAATGGTACTCAACATTGGACTTGGCCTCTGGATATTGGCAAGTAGAAGTCGATGAGCAGGATAAAGAGAAAACCGCATTTGCCACACCTATGGGCCTCTATGAATTCCAGCGACTGCCTTTCGGATTATGTAACGGGCCTGCCACGTTCCAAAGACTGATGCAGCGATGTTTGGGTGATCTGAATTTAGATACTGTCTTAGTGTATTTGGATGATGTGATAATCTTTTCTCCTAGCTTTGAAAGCCATATACAGCATCTAGAAGAGGTATTTCATAAGATGAGGTCCTTTGGATTAAAATTGAAACCTGAAAAATGTACACTCTTCCAAAAGCAGGTTAGGTTCCTTGGACACCTGGTGGATTCAGAGGGAGTTCGGCCAGATCCAGAAAAGACATCCGCAGTGCAAAACTGGAAAATTCCATCAACTGTCCATGAGGTGCGATCTTTTCTAGGATTCGTCGGATATTACCGACGGTTCATCGGTGGATTTTCGAAGATAGCCCGGCCTCTGAATGCACTCTTGCAAAATACAGCTAAGCACGGGAAGAAAAAGAGCATTCCAGTGGAATGGACCCTAGAGTGTCAAACTGCTTTCAGCACCTTAAAACAGGAACTAACCCAGGCTCCAGTGTTGGCATTCGCAGACTTTTCCCTACCCTTCAG ATCACCGGCCGCTACTCCATTTGAAAACTGCGAGACTAGGAGCCGTTGA